From one Thalassospira lucentensis genomic stretch:
- a CDS encoding branched-chain amino acid ABC transporter substrate-binding protein, which yields MSKTKLGLLATASALVLSMGAAKADIVIATVGPMTGPYAAFGEQMTQGAQKAVADLNAAGGVNGEKVVLEIGDDACDPKQAVAVANQLVSKGVALVAGHFCSGSSIPASEVYFEEGIVQISPASTNPQLTERDMDNVFRVCGRDDQQGEVAGKYLAENYGDKKIAIVHDKQAYSKGLADETKKNLNAAGVEEVMYEAITPGEKDYSALVTKLKSEGVDVLYYGGYHTELGLIVRQMRSQGLETVAISGDALNSLEYWSITGDAGAGTLFTAGPALEKDPRNAELVKYFEGQGYKPEGYTLYTYGAVQAWAQAVEKAGTTDSEAVIEALHSGDAFDTVLGSISFDAKGDVAAPGYVFYEWKDGGYDYAN from the coding sequence ATGTCGAAAACCAAGCTCGGCCTTCTGGCAACTGCTTCCGCGCTTGTCCTCTCGATGGGTGCAGCAAAAGCAGACATTGTTATCGCGACCGTTGGTCCGATGACCGGCCCGTACGCCGCCTTTGGCGAACAGATGACCCAGGGTGCCCAGAAAGCGGTTGCAGACCTCAATGCTGCCGGTGGCGTTAACGGCGAAAAAGTCGTTCTCGAAATCGGTGATGATGCTTGCGATCCGAAACAGGCTGTTGCTGTTGCAAACCAGCTCGTCAGCAAGGGTGTTGCCCTTGTCGCTGGTCACTTCTGCTCGGGCTCATCGATCCCGGCTTCTGAAGTTTACTTCGAAGAAGGCATCGTGCAGATTTCCCCGGCTTCGACCAACCCGCAGCTGACCGAACGTGACATGGATAACGTTTTCCGTGTTTGCGGTCGCGACGATCAACAGGGCGAAGTTGCAGGCAAATATCTTGCTGAAAACTATGGCGACAAGAAAATCGCCATCGTTCATGACAAACAGGCTTATTCCAAAGGTCTTGCTGACGAGACCAAGAAAAACCTGAACGCTGCTGGCGTTGAAGAAGTCATGTACGAAGCCATCACCCCGGGCGAGAAAGATTACTCGGCTCTGGTGACCAAGCTGAAATCCGAAGGCGTTGATGTCCTTTATTACGGCGGTTATCACACCGAACTTGGTCTGATCGTTCGTCAGATGCGCAGCCAGGGTCTGGAAACTGTTGCGATTTCGGGTGATGCTCTTAACTCGCTCGAATATTGGTCGATCACTGGCGATGCCGGTGCGGGCACGCTTTTCACCGCCGGTCCGGCGCTTGAAAAAGACCCGCGCAACGCTGAACTCGTAAAATACTTCGAAGGTCAGGGTTACAAGCCGGAAGGTTACACCCTTTACACCTATGGTGCGGTTCAGGCTTGGGCACAGGCAGTTGAAAAAGCCGGTACCACCGACTCTGAAGCTGTTATCGAAGCTCTGCACAGCGGCGATGCATTCGACACCGTTCTTGGTTCGATTTCCTTCGATGCCAAAGGCGATGTTGCTGCACCGGGTTACGTCTTCTATGAATGGAAAGACGGTGGCTACGATTACGCCAACTAA
- a CDS encoding DUF6867 family protein, which produces MEAITGTSIGVTIGMTVILMGFCAFMTGQAIANTWRPFYQLYPYALLLGATDRFMTFALFEGELLSFSGYIFDTVILFVIMAAAFRVTRVNKMLSQYPWLYERMGPFGFRAREGADV; this is translated from the coding sequence ATGGAAGCGATTACAGGTACCAGCATTGGTGTCACGATCGGAATGACCGTCATCCTGATGGGGTTCTGCGCGTTCATGACAGGGCAGGCGATTGCCAACACGTGGCGACCGTTTTACCAGCTTTACCCCTACGCGTTATTGCTGGGGGCAACTGACCGCTTCATGACCTTTGCTCTATTTGAAGGCGAGTTGCTTTCGTTTTCAGGATATATCTTCGATACGGTTATCCTGTTTGTGATCATGGCAGCTGCCTTCCGTGTTACACGGGTCAACAAGATGCTGTCACAGTATCCGTGGCTTTACGAGCGTATGGGACCGTTCGGTTTCCGTGCACGCGAAGGAGCGGACGTCTGA
- the mmsB gene encoding 3-hydroxyisobutyrate dehydrogenase → MAKIGFIGLGNMGGPMAANLIKAGHAVKVFDLSEAAVSKAVTEGATKASTVADAAKDVEFVVTVLPAGKHVLSVYDGPDGVIANAKAGTLLIDSSTIEVDAARKAAELAKAKGLGAVDAPISGGVAGATAGTLTFMVGGDDGDFDRAKPVLEGMGSNIIHAGTSGAGQAAKICNNMVLGVSMIAVSEAFMLAKRLGLDAQKLFDISSKASGQCWSLTSYCPVPGPVPTSPANRDYQPGFAVDMMLKDLKLAQQAAASSGATTPMGALAESLYALYSNSGNGGMDFSAIVKMLDGDK, encoded by the coding sequence ATGGCGAAAATCGGTTTCATCGGTCTGGGAAATATGGGTGGGCCGATGGCGGCCAACCTGATCAAGGCCGGACACGCGGTGAAGGTTTTTGATTTGTCCGAGGCCGCGGTGAGCAAGGCGGTTACAGAAGGTGCAACCAAGGCATCAACGGTTGCCGACGCGGCAAAGGATGTCGAGTTCGTTGTCACGGTTCTTCCTGCTGGCAAACACGTGCTATCGGTTTATGACGGGCCAGATGGCGTGATTGCCAATGCCAAGGCGGGCACTCTTTTGATTGATAGCTCCACCATCGAAGTTGATGCTGCGCGCAAAGCGGCCGAGCTGGCGAAGGCCAAAGGTCTTGGTGCCGTTGACGCGCCGATCTCTGGTGGGGTTGCAGGGGCGACCGCCGGAACACTGACATTCATGGTCGGCGGCGATGATGGTGATTTTGATCGCGCGAAACCGGTTCTTGAAGGAATGGGCAGTAATATCATTCATGCTGGCACCAGCGGGGCCGGGCAGGCGGCAAAGATTTGCAACAACATGGTGCTTGGCGTCAGCATGATTGCGGTATCCGAAGCCTTTATGCTTGCCAAGCGTCTGGGGCTGGACGCGCAGAAGCTGTTTGATATTTCGTCAAAAGCATCTGGTCAGTGCTGGTCCCTGACGAGTTATTGTCCCGTACCGGGGCCGGTTCCGACGTCGCCGGCAAATCGCGATTATCAGCCGGGATTTGCTGTGGACATGATGCTCAAAGACCTGAAGCTTGCACAGCAGGCCGCGGCATCGTCTGGTGCGACAACACCAATGGGGGCGTTGGCCGAAAGCCTGTATGCGCTTTATTCAAATAGCGGGAATGGCGGGATGGATTTCTCGGCGATTGTTAAAATGCTGGACGGCGACAAGTAA
- the rpiB gene encoding ribose 5-phosphate isomerase B: MTAKTIAIAADHGGVELKSQIIKSLADNGWEVIDLGADGSASVDYPDYAQAVAKSIINGDAASGILVCGSGIGMSIAANRYPQIRAALVHDRLSAELCRQHNNANVLCLGARLLGDATALDCVNAFVTTEFEGGRHGRRVEKLSSLPD; encoded by the coding sequence ATGACAGCCAAGACCATTGCCATCGCTGCCGATCACGGTGGTGTTGAACTCAAATCCCAAATTATCAAATCGCTTGCCGATAATGGCTGGGAAGTGATTGATCTCGGTGCTGACGGATCGGCATCGGTCGATTATCCGGATTATGCGCAGGCAGTTGCAAAATCGATTATCAATGGCGATGCGGCGAGCGGCATCCTTGTCTGCGGCTCCGGGATTGGCATGAGCATTGCTGCCAACCGTTATCCGCAAATCCGTGCCGCTTTGGTGCATGACCGACTGTCAGCCGAACTGTGCCGTCAACACAACAACGCCAATGTTCTGTGCCTTGGCGCGCGCCTGCTTGGCGATGCGACGGCACTCGATTGCGTCAACGCATTCGTAACGACTGAATTTGAAGGCGGTCGACACGGACGTCGTGTCGAAAAACTGTCGTCACTTCCTGATTGA
- a CDS encoding MucR family transcriptional regulator, whose amino-acid sequence MTDAENSVLDRDELLQMTVDIVSAYVSNNAIASAQIPELISTIFNSLDDLREVETIEEEEPLKPAVPIRKSIGDDYIICLEDGKKLKMLKRHLRTTYNLTPEEYRAKWGLPSDYPMVAPNYAKQRSQFAKKIGLGRKAK is encoded by the coding sequence ATGACCGATGCTGAAAACAGCGTTCTGGACCGCGACGAACTGCTACAGATGACTGTTGATATCGTTTCTGCTTATGTCAGCAACAATGCAATTGCATCTGCACAGATTCCCGAATTGATTTCGACGATTTTCAATTCGCTTGACGATTTGCGTGAAGTCGAAACCATTGAAGAAGAAGAGCCGTTGAAACCGGCGGTTCCAATCCGCAAATCGATTGGCGATGATTACATCATTTGCCTTGAAGACGGCAAAAAGCTCAAAATGCTCAAGCGCCATCTTCGGACAACCTATAACTTGACCCCGGAAGAATACCGGGCGAAATGGGGCCTGCCGTCAGATTATCCGATGGTTGCACCGAACTATGCCAAACAGCGTTCGCAGTTTGCCAAGAAAATCGGTCTGGGTCGCAAGGCGAAGTAA
- the ribD gene encoding bifunctional diaminohydroxyphosphoribosylaminopyrimidine deaminase/5-amino-6-(5-phosphoribosylamino)uracil reductase RibD translates to MTTPAFSDDDRHFMRVALSLSKRGLGNVWPNPSVGCVLVSLQGTIVGRGFTKPGGRPHAERVALDEAAEKARNATAYVTLEPCSHFGVSPPCAAGLIEAGVKRVVSALEDPDDRVSGRGHGMLRDAGIIVDVGLYGDEARRINSGFLSRILSGRPTVTLKLASTMDGRSATKSGESKWITGSAAREQGHLLRANHDAILVGANTVLTDNPTLTCRIAGRYEQSPVRIILDRKGEVPLSADMVTSAHNVPTWVVTTDALLREVSEKFTETGVKVLSARCENGHFDLNDVMKCLGELGVTRVLVESGGILAASLVRDNLVDRIIHFSAPSIIGADGKAMIANLGFDRLSDISMFRRVSIRAAGKDIVTNYEKITD, encoded by the coding sequence ATGACAACTCCCGCGTTTTCGGATGATGACCGGCATTTCATGCGGGTCGCTCTAAGCCTGTCAAAACGCGGTCTGGGAAATGTCTGGCCCAACCCGTCCGTCGGGTGTGTCCTGGTTTCACTCCAGGGAACGATTGTCGGGCGCGGCTTCACCAAGCCGGGTGGAAGGCCCCATGCGGAACGTGTTGCTCTGGATGAGGCTGCAGAAAAGGCCCGCAATGCGACGGCCTATGTCACCCTTGAACCCTGCAGCCATTTCGGCGTATCGCCCCCCTGTGCCGCAGGCCTGATTGAGGCCGGTGTTAAACGCGTTGTCAGTGCGCTTGAAGACCCGGATGATCGTGTATCCGGGCGAGGCCACGGTATGTTGCGTGATGCTGGCATTATTGTTGATGTCGGGCTTTATGGTGACGAAGCCCGTCGTATTAATTCTGGTTTTCTGTCGCGCATTCTGTCCGGGCGTCCGACGGTGACGCTAAAACTTGCATCGACCATGGATGGTCGATCGGCAACAAAATCAGGCGAAAGCAAATGGATAACCGGTAGTGCGGCGCGCGAGCAGGGGCATCTTTTGCGTGCCAATCATGACGCGATCCTTGTCGGTGCAAATACCGTCTTGACGGATAACCCGACCCTGACATGCCGTATCGCCGGGCGCTACGAACAATCACCTGTTCGCATCATCCTGGATCGCAAGGGCGAGGTGCCACTTTCGGCTGACATGGTGACAAGTGCCCATAATGTTCCTACCTGGGTCGTGACAACGGATGCACTTTTGCGCGAAGTTTCTGAAAAATTTACAGAAACCGGTGTGAAAGTACTTTCTGCCAGATGCGAAAATGGTCATTTCGACCTAAATGACGTGATGAAATGTTTGGGCGAACTGGGGGTGACCCGTGTGCTGGTCGAAAGTGGCGGTATTCTTGCAGCCAGTCTGGTGCGGGATAATCTCGTTGATCGCATTATCCACTTCAGCGCCCCCTCCATTATAGGGGCGGATGGGAAGGCAATGATCGCGAATCTTGGTTTTGATCGCCTGTCAGATATATCGATGTTCCGGCGCGTTTCTATTCGCGCAGCAGGCAAGGATATCGTGACAAACTATGAGAAAATAACGGATTAA
- the livM gene encoding high-affinity branched-chain amino acid ABC transporter permease LivM, translating into MSALITSSRISGAEIVKELAFFAVIALLMSVMILGVETVDRPTGLELAVRWDLVITAIISTIIGRLALIIRRENISRVGQAILITVAAVAVFEMFVRFRDMDDRWASPVFIDMAFSSVTSIVLAIAFIAIVFAIAYFSMKKATAEEEESGSKLSAKIQLAYRTNTKKIGALGIVFFIIFPFLFGENRSAIDLATLVMIYIMLGWGLNIVVGLAGLLDLGYVAFYAVGAYSYALLSQHFDLSFWLCLPLAGIFAASFGIILGFPVLRLRGDYLAIVTLGFGEIIRVVLINWYDLTGGPDGISSIERPSFFGFAEFDRRLPEGVMGFNELFGLDYSTMHRLIFLYYLILVLALVTAFVTVRLRKLPIGRAWEALREDEIACRSLGINPTNTKLSAFAIGAMFGGFAGAFFATRQGFISPESFTFLESAVILAIVVLGGMGSQIGVVLAAIVMIGFPEMFRELAEYRMLIFGAGMVAIMLWRPRGLLSFRDPTILLNMSKKEKVAGEVK; encoded by the coding sequence ATGTCCGCTCTTATTACTTCTTCACGGATTTCCGGTGCAGAGATTGTTAAGGAACTTGCGTTCTTTGCCGTCATTGCACTGCTGATGTCAGTCATGATCCTGGGTGTTGAGACAGTTGACCGTCCAACCGGACTTGAACTGGCCGTTCGCTGGGATCTTGTTATCACCGCGATCATATCGACCATCATCGGCCGACTGGCGTTGATCATTCGCCGCGAAAATATTTCGCGTGTCGGACAGGCTATCCTGATTACTGTGGCAGCTGTCGCAGTCTTCGAAATGTTTGTCCGCTTCCGCGATATGGATGACCGCTGGGCTTCCCCTGTTTTCATTGATATGGCGTTTAGCAGTGTAACCAGTATCGTTCTGGCCATTGCGTTTATCGCCATCGTCTTTGCAATCGCCTATTTCAGCATGAAAAAGGCAACTGCCGAAGAGGAAGAAAGCGGATCAAAGCTGTCCGCCAAAATCCAGTTGGCTTACCGGACCAACACCAAAAAGATCGGGGCGCTGGGGATTGTATTCTTCATCATCTTCCCGTTCCTGTTTGGTGAAAACCGTTCGGCGATCGATCTTGCAACCCTTGTCATGATCTACATCATGCTGGGTTGGGGCTTGAACATCGTGGTTGGTCTGGCGGGGCTGCTTGACCTTGGCTACGTTGCGTTCTACGCGGTCGGTGCCTATTCCTACGCACTTCTGTCGCAGCATTTTGATCTCAGCTTCTGGCTTTGTCTGCCATTGGCTGGCATTTTCGCCGCAAGCTTCGGGATCATCCTGGGCTTCCCTGTGCTACGACTGCGCGGGGACTATCTTGCGATTGTTACCCTTGGATTTGGCGAGATCATCCGTGTTGTTCTGATCAACTGGTATGATCTGACCGGGGGGCCAGACGGCATTTCTTCGATCGAACGGCCGAGTTTCTTTGGGTTCGCCGAGTTTGATCGACGCTTGCCGGAAGGGGTGATGGGCTTCAACGAATTGTTCGGTCTGGACTATTCGACGATGCATCGCCTGATTTTCCTGTATTATCTGATCCTTGTGCTGGCACTGGTGACTGCGTTTGTCACCGTACGACTGCGCAAACTTCCGATCGGTCGTGCATGGGAAGCGTTGCGTGAGGATGAAATTGCCTGCCGTTCGCTGGGTATCAACCCGACAAACACCAAGCTGTCAGCATTTGCCATCGGCGCAATGTTTGGCGGTTTTGCCGGCGCATTCTTTGCCACCCGTCAGGGCTTCATCAGCCCGGAAAGCTTTACCTTCCTCGAATCTGCCGTGATCCTTGCCATCGTTGTTCTGGGTGGTATGGGCAGTCAGATCGGGGTGGTTCTTGCCGCGATTGTGATGATTGGTTTCCCGGAAATGTTCCGTGAACTGGCCGAATATCGCATGCTGATTTTCGGGGCTGGTATGGTTGCCATCATGTTGTGGCGTCCGCGCGGTCTTCTGTCTTTCCGTGACCCGACCATTCTGCTGAATATGAGCAAGAAAGAAAAAGTTGCCGGAGAAGTCAAATGA
- a CDS encoding ABC transporter permease subunit → MDWAYFLQQLINGLTLGAIYGLIAIGYTMVYGIIGMINFAHGEIYMLGAFHSLITFLICQAAGISGILPLTLLLMLFVSMVLTSIYGWGVERIAYRPLRGSFRLAALISAIGMSIFLQNFVQISQGARVKPMQPLIEGGITLMESPNFNVQLSYMQIVIIVLTFVLMVVFSTLIAKTSLGRAQRACEQDRTMAGLLGVNVDRTISTTFVMGAALAAVAGMMVTLYYGVIDFYIGFLAGVKAFTAAVLGGIGSLPGAMLGGLLIGLIEAFWSGYLTIEYKDVATFGILVLVLIFRPWGLLGKPEVEKV, encoded by the coding sequence ATGGATTGGGCTTATTTCTTACAACAATTGATCAACGGTCTGACGCTGGGAGCCATCTACGGTTTGATCGCCATCGGCTATACGATGGTTTACGGCATCATCGGTATGATCAACTTCGCGCACGGCGAAATCTATATGCTGGGCGCGTTTCATTCCCTGATCACGTTCCTGATCTGTCAGGCAGCAGGGATTAGCGGTATACTTCCGCTTACACTTCTTTTGATGCTGTTTGTGTCAATGGTACTCACCTCTATCTACGGGTGGGGCGTTGAACGGATTGCATACAGGCCGCTGCGCGGATCATTCCGTCTTGCAGCGCTGATTTCGGCCATCGGCATGTCGATCTTCCTGCAGAACTTCGTTCAGATTTCTCAGGGGGCCCGCGTGAAGCCGATGCAGCCACTGATCGAGGGCGGCATCACTCTGATGGAAAGCCCGAATTTCAACGTTCAGCTCAGCTATATGCAGATCGTCATTATTGTTCTGACCTTCGTGCTAATGGTTGTGTTCTCGACGCTGATTGCGAAAACCTCGCTCGGTCGCGCCCAGCGCGCCTGTGAGCAGGATCGCACGATGGCAGGCCTTCTTGGTGTCAACGTTGATCGTACGATCTCCACGACCTTCGTCATGGGTGCAGCCCTTGCAGCGGTCGCTGGCATGATGGTGACCCTGTATTACGGCGTGATCGACTTCTATATCGGCTTCCTTGCCGGTGTTAAGGCCTTCACTGCAGCCGTTCTGGGCGGGATCGGCTCACTTCCGGGCGCGATGCTTGGCGGTTTGCTGATTGGTTTGATCGAAGCGTTCTGGTCGGGCTATCTCACAATCGAATACAAGGACGTTGCAACGTTCGGTATTCTGGTTCTTGTGCTGATTTTCCGTCCGTGGGGTCTGCTTGGTAAGCCGGAGGTCGAGAAAGTCTGA
- the nrdR gene encoding transcriptional regulator NrdR produces the protein MRCPFCGHTDTQVKDSRPTEEHHAIRRRRFCPACGSRFTTFERVQLRELMVVKKDGQRELFDRDKLARSIFLACRKRPIEDERVEKALNGIQRRLESSGESDISTDTIGEMVMGALIALDQVAYVRYASVYKNFREARDFEQFVENMHDGEEGADAE, from the coding sequence ATGCGTTGCCCGTTCTGTGGCCATACAGACACCCAGGTCAAGGACTCCCGTCCGACCGAGGAACATCACGCCATTCGCCGGCGCCGGTTTTGCCCAGCCTGTGGATCGCGTTTCACGACGTTTGAACGTGTTCAGCTCCGTGAATTGATGGTGGTGAAAAAGGACGGGCAACGCGAATTGTTTGATCGTGATAAGCTTGCGCGATCAATCTTTCTTGCCTGCCGTAAACGTCCGATTGAGGACGAGCGTGTCGAAAAGGCGCTTAACGGTATTCAGCGTCGTCTAGAAAGCAGTGGTGAAAGCGACATTTCAACCGACACGATCGGTGAAATGGTGATGGGGGCGTTGATCGCACTCGATCAGGTTGCTTATGTCCGGTATGCTTCGGTGTATAAAAACTTCCGTGAAGCCCGAGACTTCGAACAGTTCGTGGAAAACATGCATGATGGGGAAGAAGGGGCGGACGCAGAGTAA
- a CDS encoding ABC transporter ATP-binding protein, translating to MTDNVQLEVEHLTMRFGGLVAIDDLSFTARKREITAIIGPNGAGKTTVFNCLTGFYVPTEGRLTLYANDGPRLLERMEGFRIPRNNGVARTFQNIRLFTGMTVLENLIVAQHNQLMEASAFSLAGLFNFGRYTSAEKEALETAKFWLNKVGLYEQADWNAGNLPYGSQRRLEIARAMCVNPSLLCLDEPAAGLNPREFAELNVLLQSIRDDQGIGLLLIEHDMSVVMKISDHVIVLDYGKKIADGNPDEVKNDPAVIRAYLGEEEDDELPPEVAADLHLDPNA from the coding sequence ATGACCGACAACGTACAGCTTGAAGTCGAACATCTCACCATGCGCTTTGGCGGTCTGGTCGCCATTGACGATCTTTCGTTCACCGCAAGAAAGCGCGAGATTACGGCAATTATCGGCCCGAACGGGGCAGGGAAAACCACGGTTTTCAACTGTCTTACCGGGTTCTATGTTCCGACCGAGGGACGTCTGACGCTTTATGCTAATGACGGACCGCGCTTGTTGGAGCGTATGGAAGGTTTCCGTATTCCGCGCAACAACGGCGTTGCACGTACTTTCCAGAATATTCGTCTGTTTACGGGCATGACCGTTCTGGAAAACCTGATTGTCGCGCAGCATAACCAGCTTATGGAGGCATCCGCCTTTTCGCTGGCGGGGCTTTTCAATTTCGGTCGCTATACCAGTGCCGAGAAAGAAGCACTTGAGACAGCCAAGTTCTGGCTGAACAAAGTTGGTCTGTATGAGCAGGCTGACTGGAATGCCGGTAACCTGCCTTATGGTTCCCAGCGTCGTCTCGAGATTGCGCGTGCGATGTGCGTCAATCCTTCCTTGCTGTGTCTCGACGAGCCGGCAGCGGGTCTTAACCCTCGTGAGTTTGCGGAGCTCAACGTTCTGTTGCAAAGCATCCGTGACGATCAGGGGATCGGCCTTTTGCTGATCGAACATGACATGAGCGTCGTCATGAAGATTTCCGATCATGTGATCGTGCTTGATTACGGTAAAAAGATTGCTGACGGCAATCCTGACGAAGTCAAAAACGATCCGGCTGTTATTCGTGCTTACCTCGGCGAGGAAGAAGACGATGAACTGCCGCCGGAAGTCGCTGCCGACCTTCATCTTGATCCGAATGCGTAG
- a CDS encoding ABC transporter ATP-binding protein gives MLKIEGVHTFYGNIEALKGIDMEVNEGEIVTLIGANGAGKTTLLMTCCGSPQASKGRILFEGQDISRMPTHEICRLGIQQSPEGRRIFPRMSVYENLQMGASTQDPKYFEEDLEMVFDLFPRLKERINQRAGTMSGGEQQMLAIGRALMGRPRLLLLDEPSLGIAPLVVKQIFETIKKINREKKVTVFLVEQNAFHALKLAHRGYVMVNGNITLSGTGAELLANPEVRAAYLEGGH, from the coding sequence ATGCTGAAGATTGAAGGTGTTCACACCTTCTATGGCAATATCGAAGCCCTCAAGGGCATTGATATGGAAGTCAACGAAGGCGAGATCGTCACATTGATCGGTGCCAATGGTGCCGGCAAGACAACCTTGCTTATGACATGCTGCGGATCACCGCAGGCGTCCAAGGGGCGTATTCTGTTCGAAGGCCAGGATATCAGTCGCATGCCAACGCATGAGATTTGTCGTCTTGGTATTCAGCAATCCCCCGAAGGGCGCCGGATTTTCCCGCGCATGTCGGTTTATGAAAACCTGCAGATGGGGGCAAGCACCCAAGATCCGAAATATTTCGAAGAGGATCTGGAAATGGTGTTTGATCTGTTCCCGCGTCTAAAGGAACGCATCAACCAGCGTGCCGGCACGATGTCCGGCGGCGAACAGCAGATGCTGGCAATCGGTCGTGCCCTTATGGGACGTCCGCGCCTGCTTTTACTGGACGAACCGTCTCTCGGGATTGCGCCGCTTGTCGTGAAACAGATTTTCGAGACGATCAAGAAGATCAATCGCGAGAAGAAAGTAACGGTTTTCCTGGTCGAGCAGAATGCGTTTCACGCACTCAAACTTGCCCATCGCGGTTACGTGATGGTCAATGGCAACATCACTCTCTCGGGTACTGGTGCAGAACTTCTGGCAAATCCGGAAGTTCGGGCAGCTTATCTCGAGGGTGGTCACTAG
- a CDS encoding DUF6898 family protein, with translation MTTRNNAPREIYFELRQVGNYLRCTAIDGKTGIEVTVAGPVSRNPEQLKRVAVQKLEYVLNKG, from the coding sequence ATGACAACAAGAAACAATGCCCCGCGTGAAATCTATTTCGAATTGAGACAGGTTGGAAACTATCTGCGGTGTACGGCAATTGACGGAAAAACGGGAATCGAGGTGACAGTTGCCGGTCCGGTTTCGAGGAATCCGGAGCAACTCAAGCGCGTCGCAGTACAAAAACTTGAATACGTCCTCAATAAGGGATAA
- the glyA gene encoding serine hydroxymethyltransferase, whose translation MSFKGFFSTSLSEADPALFKSVTDELDRQQNQIEMIASENIVSKAVIEAQGTVLTNKYAEGYPSRRYYGGCEFVDVAEELAINRAKELFGCEFVNVQPHSGAQANGAVMLALCKPGDTILGMSLDAGGHLTHGARPALSGKWFNAIQYGVREDDLTLDYDQVEALAVEHKPTLIIAGGSAIPRQIDFKRFREIADKVGALLMVDMAHFAGLVAGGVHPSPLPYADVVTTTTHKTLRGPRGGMILSNNVEIGKKINSAVFPGLQGGPLMHVIAAKAVAFGEALRPEFKEYAQQVVDNAKALAEVLVKRGFDIVTGGTDTHLMLVDLRPKGLKGNNAEVALERAGITCNKNGIPFDTEKPTITSGVRLGTPAGTTRGFGVEEFKQIGELIGDVLDALVDNPDGNAQVENAVRTKVEDLCKRFPIYA comes from the coding sequence ATGTCGTTCAAAGGCTTTTTCTCTACCAGCTTGTCAGAAGCAGATCCGGCCCTGTTCAAATCAGTAACTGACGAACTGGATCGTCAGCAGAACCAGATCGAAATGATCGCCTCCGAGAATATTGTTTCCAAGGCCGTGATCGAGGCACAGGGAACGGTTCTGACCAACAAATATGCCGAAGGTTACCCTTCACGCCGTTACTATGGTGGCTGCGAGTTTGTTGACGTTGCCGAGGAACTTGCAATCAATCGTGCCAAAGAACTGTTCGGTTGCGAATTCGTCAACGTTCAGCCGCATTCGGGCGCACAGGCAAACGGTGCTGTCATGCTGGCGCTTTGCAAACCCGGTGATACCATTCTCGGCATGTCACTTGATGCAGGTGGCCATCTGACCCATGGCGCACGTCCTGCGCTTTCGGGGAAATGGTTCAATGCCATTCAGTATGGCGTACGTGAAGACGACCTGACCCTTGATTATGATCAGGTTGAAGCCCTTGCAGTCGAACATAAGCCGACCCTGATCATCGCTGGTGGCTCGGCTATTCCGCGCCAGATTGATTTCAAGCGTTTCCGCGAAATTGCGGACAAGGTTGGTGCGCTGCTGATGGTTGATATGGCGCACTTTGCTGGTCTGGTTGCCGGTGGCGTTCATCCGAGCCCGCTTCCTTATGCAGACGTTGTCACCACCACCACGCATAAAACCCTTCGCGGTCCGCGCGGCGGCATGATCCTGTCGAACAATGTTGAAATCGGCAAAAAGATCAATTCGGCGGTCTTCCCCGGCCTGCAGGGTGGCCCGTTGATGCATGTCATCGCGGCCAAGGCAGTTGCTTTTGGCGAAGCATTGCGTCCGGAATTCAAGGAATACGCCCAGCAGGTTGTCGACAATGCCAAGGCCTTGGCCGAAGTTCTGGTAAAGCGCGGTTTCGATATCGTAACCGGCGGCACCGATACGCACCTGATGCTGGTCGACCTGCGTCCCAAGGGGCTTAAGGGCAATAACGCGGAAGTCGCACTTGAGCGTGCAGGGATCACCTGCAACAAGAACGGCATCCCGTTTGACACCGAAAAGCCTACCATTACCTCGGGCGTTCGTTTGGGTACGCCGGCAGGCACCACGCGCGGTTTTGGTGTTGAGGAATTCAAGCAGATCGGCGAATTGATCGGTGATGTGCTTGACGCCCTTGTCGATAATCCTGATGGCAATGCCCAGGTCGAGAATGCTGTTCGCACCAAGGTCGAAGACCTTTGCAAACGCTTCCCGATCTATGCCTGA